A part of Tigriopus californicus strain San Diego chromosome 10, Tcal_SD_v2.1, whole genome shotgun sequence genomic DNA contains:
- the LOC131888782 gene encoding zinc finger protein 184-like encodes MDFVSSLLEKLDNPQRSLNLLHLVIQNWIVFQRNTFDYFDEDGDPYLSQIFFIDVSTGRYVHRAQGHKVDVGTTLDVNFLETKLTEAFYGTKACVGFPILDHVDTNGTSKLVDYPCKRQVSTSCQYFFQNPAFKLEAGDSREQCLSACPPCLTAWQEITSNPTQPVQESSQGGQVESVKNEEVDEDPGYFLDLDAASLLKESDDESLLPSDDDIWEPKSPETTSLATDIKQRPAAKRRRKRHREIKEESDELPEDGKTFKCKHCPEVFTSRQAHVSHMRKRKKVKRSKRQVGCPECKDAKDIYTFKQLVEHAMVKHPESVYEYEKYLQNPEEERRMLEPMTCFKCDGIANGSLMVFRHKEIYHDLGDYRCDECQEPCLTFYDLMIHNFKCHSKPTEHIQPNAAGLDTVIHMDGKVEVKRTKVMCPLCLTVYKRDCGLFNHLRTKHEWGRFSCEACEETCHYSKDISSHMINFHGHDPEVKCPNCNKMFSLKFDPDNFRNHYKECRVYDYQKRAIRSKQKSGPLQCHYCGKKYSVKQTLDAHIKMHQGIIRYRCSYCDYGSNHKAVVLDHEKTHLRKRGLTNEDTGVVLSYQCDQCGKQFAQRNSVARHVKVAHQGIRPSYPCKDCGEIFKHTVALYNHKKEKHGFVSTPVNRGSRAVVDDPMAGLNL; translated from the coding sequence ATGGATTTCGTGTCCAGTCTCTTGGAGAAATTGGACAATCCGCAGCGGTCCTTGAATCTCTTGCATCTGGTCATTCAAAACTGGATCGTGTTCCAGCGGAACACGTTCGATTACTTTGACGAAGATGGTGATCCTTACCTCAGCCAGATCTTCTTCATTGACGTGTCCACGGGGCGTTACGTCCACCGGGCTCAAGGCCACAAAGTGGATGTGGGCACCACCCTCGATGTGAACTTCTTGGAGACCAAACTGACCGAGGCGTTTTATGGCACCAAAGCCTGTGTGGGATTTCCTATCTTAGATCACGTAGACACCAATGGAACATCGAAATTGGTGGATTATCCTTGCAAAAGACAAGTGTCCACTAGTTGCCAGTATTTTTTCCAGAACCCCGCTTTCAAACTTGAAGCAGGGGACAGTCGAGAGCAATGTTTGTCGGCCTGTCCGCCTTGTTTGACCGCTTGGCAGGAGATTACCAGTAATCCAACTCAACCAGTCCAAGAATCTTCCCAAGGTGGACAAGTGGAGTCggtgaaaaatgaagaggTGGATGAGGATCCTGGCTATTTTCTGGACTTGGATGCGGCTAGCTTGCTCAAAGAGTCCGATGATGAGTCTCTCCTTCCGTCAGATGATGATATTTGGGAGCCCAAGAGTCCCGAGACGACGTCCCTCGCAACTGATATCAAGCAACGACCCGCcgccaaaagaagaagaaaacggcATCGCGAAATCAAAGAGGAATCGGATGAGTTACCCGAAGACGGCAAGACCTTCAAGTGCAAGCATTGTCCGGAGGTGTTCACCTCTCGGCAAGCCCATGTGAGTCATATGAGAAAGCGAAAGAAGGTGAAGCGAAGTAAACGTCAAGTGGGTTGTCCGGAGTGCAAAGATGCCAAAGACATTTACACGTTCAAGCAATTGGTTGAACACGCCATGGTCAAGCATCCCGAGAGTGTGTATGAGTACGAGAAGTATCTTCAAAATCCCGAAGAAGAGCGGAGGATGCTCGAGCCGATGACGTGTTTCAAATGCGACGGCATTGCCAACGGCAGTTTGATGGTCTTCCGACATAAAGAGATTTACCACGATCTGGGTGATTACAGATGCGACGAGTGTCAAGAACCGTGTCTCACTTTCTACGATCTAATGATTCACAACTTCAAGTGCCATTCGAAGCCCACGGAGCACATACAACCCAATGCCGCCGGATTGGACACCGTCATCCACATGGACGGCAAGGTTGAAGTGAAACGAACCAAAGTGATGTGTCCGCTATGCCTCACTGTTTACAAACGCGATTGCGGCTTGTTCAACCATTTACGGACTAAGCACGAATGGGGCAGGTTTTCATGCGAGGCCTGTGAGGAGACGTGCCATTATTCCAAAGACATCTCGTCTCACATGATCAACTTCCATGGCCACGATCCTGAAGTCAAGTGTCCcaattgcaacaaaatgttcagtttgaaatttgatcccGATAACTTCCGCAACCATTACAAAGAGTGCCGTGTGTACGATTACCAAAAGAGAGCAATACGGTCCAAGCAGAAATCCGGCCCCTTGCAATGCCATTACTGTGGGAAAAAATACTCAGTTAAACAAACCTTGGATGCCCACATCAAGATGCATCAGGGGATCATACGCTATCGTTGCAGTTATTGTGATTATGGCTCCAACCACAAAGCCGTGGTCCTAGATCACGAAAAGACTCATCTTCGGAAACGGGGGCTAACCAATGAGGACACAGGAGTGGTTCTGAGCTATCAGTGCGATCAATGTGGGAAGCAATTTGCTCAAAGGAATAGTGTGGCCCGACATGTCAAGGTAGCCCATCAAGGTATTCGCCCAAGCTATCCATGTAAGGATTGTGGGGAAATATTCAAACACACCGTGGCTTTGTACAACCACAAGAAGGAGAAACACGGTTTTGTGTCTACGCCCGTAAATAGAGGCAGTCGAGCGGTTGTGGATGATCCCATGGCTGGATTGAATTTGTAA
- the LOC131888783 gene encoding zinc finger protein 878-like produces the protein MDFMSNVTSRLESLHGQLNLVHFQIQNWVVFLKDTIDCFDDHGDPLLSQLFLLDISTGRYVHRAQGQKLDVGTSLDIGLIEAKISDAFSGTKLCPGFPIQDVVDANQTTKVVEYPWRRQVSNVCQAIFTPTVKIENGQEDTDLSTACQPCIQAWQELTCNDVPEVVKDTRDLLVKEESGDDDGDLEAHEFLDIGGALPDDYDSESSGDDGDEAYEDDDECPWDYEKPNRKKKRLDQPKGKRTSSRKRKSAKEEPEEPPIDGKTYPCDHCSKVFTRRRNLRVHKSHLKRESRQVDCKECQVEKIPSLKKLVDHVTAFHPESLHKYQNYLPDDQDKDKMKEPQQCSICDLVFNGSIYILRHRQLYHEIGDFECVECAESCLTYYDLVLHNHQKHSKATEYIKPHTEGIQVITHEDGKIENRRGTLTCTLCDKRYANDAGFLKHMRHKHSWGVLECLPCNEVCHYAKDFFAHSVRFHAQNGEVKCPTCGVGFGVDSPETYVSHYAVCDPSFKMSKQDGSCHCQYCGMQFLSKLAFGNHVKSHEGFERFKCTFCEYGSNNKTVLLDHEKTHLREKGLTNGDSTEVLYYHCDKCEKRFNSTNALRLHKKRVHEGIKRLFKCRECGAWFKSNTPLYKHRQAEHGYVPGRLGKNRRRIVNFQCK, from the coding sequence ATGGATTTCATGTCCAATGTGACATCCCGGTTGGAATCACTTCATGGACAATTAAACTTGGTTCATTTTCAGATTCAGAATTGGGTGGTGTTCCTTAAAGACACGATCGATTGTTTTGATGATCATGGAGATCCTCTCTTGAGTCAGCTCTTTTTGTTGGACATCTCAACCGGACGATATGTTCATCGGGCTCAAGGGCAAAAGTTGGATGTGGGGACTAGTTTGGATATTGGCTTGATTGAAGCCAAGATCTCCGATGCATTTAGTGGGACCAAATTATGTCCAGGATTTCCAATCCAAGATGTAGTGGATGCCAACCAAACGACCAAGGTTGTGGAATATCCTTGGCGGAGACAAGTATCCAACGTGTGTCAAGCCATCTTTACTCCCACtgtgaaaatagaaaatggccaagaagacACAGACCTATCAACGGCTTGTCAGCCCTGTATTCAAGCTTGGCAAGAGCTCACATGTAACGATGTCCCAGAAGTCGTCAAAGACACCCGAGATCTTCTCGTCAAGGAGGAGAGTGGTGACGACGATGGTGATTTGGAAGCACATGAATTCCTAGATATTGGTGGAGCATTGCCAGATGATTACGATTCCGAGTCCTCGGGTGATGACGGTGACGAAGCTtatgaggatgacgatgagTGTCCGTGGGATTACGAGaaaccaaaccgaaaaaagAAACGACTAGATCAACCCAAAGGTAAGAGGACGTCCTCGAGAAAGAGGAAATCCGCGAAAGAAGAACCCGAGGAGCCGCCCATCGATGGTAAGACCTACCCGTGTGATCATTGCTCGAAAGTCTTTACGAGACGTCGCAATCTACGGGTTCACAAAAGTCATCTGAAGAGAGAAAGTCGTCAAGTGGATTGCAAGGAGTGTCAAGTGGAGAAAATCCCATCTCTCAAGAAACTGGTGGACCATGTGACAGCATTTCATCCCGAGAGTCTACATAAATACCAGAACTACTTACCCGATGACCAGGATAAGGACAAGATGAAAGAGCCACAGCAATGTTCCATTTGCGATCTCGTCTTCAACGGCAGCATCTACATCCTCCGACACCGACAACTCTACCACGAGATTGGGGATTTCGAGTGTGTGGAGTGTGCAGAATCCTGTCTCACCTACTACGACCTTGTCCTTCACAATCATCAGAAGCATTCGAAGGCCACCGAATATATCAAACCCCACACGGAAGGCATTCAAGTGATTACTCACGAGGATGGGAAGATCGAGAACCGAAGAGGCACTCTAACCTGCACCCTGTGTGACAAGCGCTACGCCAACGATGCGGGCTTTCTGAAGCACATGAGGCACAAACACTCTTGGGGCGTGCTCGAATGTCTGCCTTGCAACGAAGTGTGCCATTATGCCAAGGACTTCTTCGCTCACTCGGTCCGGTTTCATGCTCAAAACGGTGAAGTGAAATGTCCCACGTGTGGGGTTGGATTCGGTGTCGACTCCCCGGAGACGTACGTGTCCCATTATGCCGTGTGTGATCCATCTTTCAAAATGAGTAAGCAGGATGGTTCCTGCCATTGTCAATACTGTGGGATGCAATTTCTGAGTAAGCTAGCCTTCGGGAATCACGTCAAGAGTCATGAAGGCTTTGAACGATTTAAGTGCACCTTCTGCGAGTATGGTTCCAACAATAAGACGGTGCTATTGGACCATGAGAAAACGCATCTGCGAGAGAAAGGATTGACGAATGGTGACAGTACCGAAGTGTTGTACTATCATTGTGATAAATGTGAGAAGCGCTTCAATTCGACCAATGCACTCCGCTTGCACAAGAAAAGGGTTCACGAAGGCATCAAACGGCTTTTCAAGTGCCGAGAGTGTGGAGCGTGGTTCAAATCGAATACGCCTCTGTACAAACATCGACAAGCCGAGCATGGATATGTGCCTGGGCGTTTGGGGAAGAACCGACGGCGTATTGTTAACTTTCAATGTAAATAA
- the LOC131888781 gene encoding zinc finger protein 93-like produces the protein MEFAALLLERLNRPDRSLNLLHLVIQNWLVFQRSTFDYFDVDGDPYTSQVFLIETSTGRYIHRAQGQKIDFGATLDLDFLESKLIEVFQCTQACQGFPLADVFDNKETSKVLQYPYKRRVANGCQFYYNKQHSHAKTNHHISLSTCPPCLEVWQEIASQQVQFNLTDDPEARGSSSQNGSEEIALKFDNNEDQEDPFLDLQGDLGAAELSFGSEEEFDQKLLEPVLEHQDTQPDEQPPIWPVKRKRTRKRRNLESQDEEEEDVKDAKVPKTVYSCEHCPETFTCRRAFQRHRKRRTRNRRRVGCQDCDEKDIITFKQLIQHAQTSHPEKLEYYQQFVPPEEDKEAMKEPLTCFKCDMVNNSSFMIHRHKELYHQLGDYRCDDCQEACLTYYDLIIHNYQRHSKAVVHMEPNTFGLEMVTNPEGKIEVKRARLMCVLCGKPYGNDCGLFNHLRGVHSWGLFECKPCEESCHYAHEISSHMLNFHETDPQIKCPKCSAHFNLTEDAQVFNHHYKACRVPDHKQKEKMEGATSYQCHYCGKEYSCSQTLGYHVKLHEGIERFKCSYCDYGTNIKEVLIAHEKTHLRKKGLDNSDTDKVLYYQCDRCHKRYNFPRSLQTHIKRDHEGIKPCFPCPDCSESFNSKTVFYKHRRKEHGFVSGRLGKHRRPIL, from the coding sequence ATGGAATTTGCGGCCTTGCTATTAGAAAGACTCAATCGGCCCGATCGATCCTTGAATCTCCTCCATCTTGTCATCCAAAATTGGCTCGTGTTCCAAAGGAGCACGTTCGACTACTTTGACGTCGATGGTGATCCTTACACCAGCCAAGTTTTCTTAATCGAAACCTCCACGGGACGTTACATTCATCGGGCACAGGGTCAGAAAATCGATTTTGGAGCCACTTTGGACCTGGATTTCCTGGAATCCAAATTGATCGAAGTGTTCCAATGTACTCAAGCTTGTCAGGGATTTCCTTTAGCCGAtgtttttgacaacaaagAGACTTCTAAAGTTCTCCAATACCCATACAAGCGACGCGTTGCCAATGGCTGTCAGTTTTACTACAATAAGCAACATTCACACGCCAAAACCAATCATCACATCTCACTGTCTACATGTCCGCCTTGCTTGGAGGTATGGCAAGAAATTGCCTCTCAACAAGTCCAATTCAACTTGACCGATGACCCCGAAGCTCGTGGTTCCAGTTCCCAGAACGGTTCGGAAGAAATCGCCTTGAAGTTCGACAACAACGAGGACCAAGAAGATCCATTCCTGGACCTGCAAGGAGACTTGGGAGCGGCTGAACTGTCCTTTGGTTCCGAAGAGGAATTTGACCAGAAACTACTCGAGCCCGTTTTGGAACACCAAGACACCCAACCCGATGAGCAACCTCCGATCTGGCCCGTAAAACGAAAACGGACCCGGAAGAGAAGAAATCTCGAAAGTcaagatgaggaagaggaggacgtGAAAGATGCGAAGGTTCCTAAGACCGTTTACTCGTGCGAACATTGTCCCGAGACCTTCACCTGTCGTCGAGCCTTTCAACGTCATCGGAAGCGGCGAACCCGAAATAGGCGACGGGTGGGATGCCAAGATTGCGACGAAAAAGACATTATCACCTTCAAGCAGCTCATACAGCACGCTCAAACCAGTCATCCCGAGAAACTCGAGTACTACCAACAGTTCGTGCCGCCCGAGGAGGATAAAGAAGCCATGAAAGAGCCTCTGACCTGTTTCAAGTGTGATATGGTGAACAATAGCAGCTTCATGATCCATCGTCATAAGGAGCTCTATCATCAATTGGGGGACTATCGGTGTGACGATTGCCAAGAAGCATGTTTGACCTATTATGATTTGATCATCCATAACTATCAGAGACATTCCAAGGCCGTGGTGCACATGGAACCAAACACTTTTGGTCTGGAGATGGTGACCAATCCCGAGGGCAAAATAGAGGTCAAGCGAGCACGATTGATGTGCGTGCTCTGTGGAAAGCCATATGGCAACGATTGTGGTCTGTTCAATCATTTGCGAGGGGTTCATTCTTGGGGCCTTTTTGAGTGCAAACCCTGCGAAGAATCGTGTCATTATGCCCATGAAATCTCGTCTCACATGCTGAACTTTCACGAGACCGATCCCCAGATCAAATGTCCCAAGTGTTCCGCCCACTTCAATCTGACAGAAGATGCTCAAGTGTTCAACCACCACTACAAAGCTTGCCGTGTTCCAGATCAcaaacagaaagaaaaaatggaaggaGCCACCTCTTACCAATGCCATTATTGTGGCAAGGAATATTCATGTAGTCAGACTCTCGGTTATCATGTGAAGCTTCACGAAGGTATCGAACGTTTCAAGTGCAGCTATTGTGATTATGGAACCAACATCAAAGAGGTATTGATCGCTCATGAGAAGACTCATCTCCGGAAGAAAGGTCTGGATAATAGTGATACGGATAAGGTCCTGTATTATCAATGTGATCGGTGCCACAAACGTTATAACTTTCCTCGATCGCTCCAAACTCACATTAAACGCGACCACGAAGGCATCAAGCCTTGCTTCCCATGTCCGGATTGCAGCGAGAGCTTCAATTCCAAGACCGTGTTCTATAAACACAGGAGAAAAGAGCACGGATTTGTGTCCGGCCGCCTTGGAAAACATAGGAGGCCCATTTTATAA
- the LOC131888792 gene encoding zinc finger protein 91-like, whose amino-acid sequence MRNSSVVGTMDLVSSLMEGLYPSLELCHVTIQDWIVFQRSRFDHIDSNGEPYICQVFLIQIHTGQYVHRVQGQRVDYGLTTDPKALETKLNHAFRSTKPCPGIPFKMESNNPLTQILNLPYPRRVSKTCLQYVDKNMTQPEGFELACTSCQRVCQDLEGCEDQAIKVEDLNLEGVGNDSDGGSSMGLSFSYQSDNEFPPQKLIGKVKPSTEESGISHEGLNNEEHQKKLRQNRARMQRKRRLERLEGISCRVCQKKCKGFSKLLIHTSKNHPAETCLKALAQDKEEIDCMKEPKMCRTCHRFCNGCILLNQHKEVYHELGDFKCVDCQEPSLTFYDLILHSYEKHDKAIEHKTLHTQGLATITHEDGKIEYRRERFACHLCDVSFSTDTGLTFHLRSNHFWDLFECKACDLKCHYAPDISAHVLNFHAENPEIECVYCGEKIAHDMLKEHLDKCKKEYNFKKKHALEYQCNYCGKKYMSGGIFKAHMLQHEGIERYKCSFCDFGSNIKRTVLDHEMSHLRQKGLTNEDTDVVLFHQCDQCGKQFSQKKTLRRHFQRVHEGVKPKYKCSDSDCKFFAYSSSMLYKHKRETHGFVTSPKKRTRFVFTKVQK is encoded by the coding sequence ATGAGGAACTCCTCTGTGGTTGGAACAATGGATCTTGTTTCGAGTTTAATGGAGGGACTGTATCCATCTCTGGAGCTCTGTCATGTGACCATTCAGGATTGGATTGTGTTTCAACGCTCACGATTCGATCATATTGACTCGAACGGTGAGCCGTACATCTGTCAAGTCTTCCTCATCCAAATCCACACAGGTCAATATGTTCACAGAGTCCAAGGTCAAAGAGTTGACTATGGCCTTACCACCGACCCGAAGGCCTTAGAAACCAAGCTGAACCATGCTTTTCGGTCCACCAAGCCATGTCCGGgaattcctttcaaaatgGAGTCTAATAATCCCTTGACCCAAATCCTAAATCTTCCTTATCCCAGACGCGTTTCCAAAACTTGCCTCCAATACGTTGACAAGAACATGACACAACCCGAAGGTTTTGAATTGGCTTGTACTTCTTGTCAGAGAGTGTGCCAAGATTTGGAAGGTTGTGAAGATCAGGCAATCAAAGTGgaagatttgaatttggagggAGTTGGTAATGACAGCGATGGTGGAAGCAGTATGGGGTTGTCGTTTTCATATCAATCGGACAATGAATTTCCACCTCAAAAGTTGATTGGGAAAGTAAAACCAAGTACGGAAGAGTCGGGTATTTCCCACGAGGGTTTGAATAATGAAGAACACCAAAAGAAACTACGCCAAAACCGAGCTCGAATGCAAAGAAAGCGGCGCCTGGAACGCTTGGAAGGTATCAGTTGTCGAGTGTGTCAGAAAAAGTGTAAAGGTTTTTCCAAATTATTGATCCACACATCCAAGAATCATCCCGCGGAGACATGTCTAAAAGCCTTAGCCCAAGATAAAGAGGAAATCGATTGCATGAAAGAGCCAAAGATGTGTCGGACGTGCCATCGGTTTTGTAACGGCTGCATTCTGCTCAACCAACACAAGGAGGTCTACCATGAACTGGGGGATTTCAAATGCGTGGATTGTCAGGAGCCCAGCCTCACTTTTTACGACTTGATATTGCACAGCTatgaaaaacatgacaaaGCCATCGAGCACAAGACACTCCACACCCAAGGCCTTGCTACCATTACCCATGAGGATGGAAAGATTGAGTACAGACGGGAGCGATTTGCTTGTCATTTATGTGATGTCAGTTTTTCCACAGATACGGGGTTGACATTCCATTTGCGATCCAATCATTTCTGGGATCTCTTTGAGTGCAAAGCCTGTGATTTGAAATGCCATTATGCTCCGGATATCAGTGCTCACGTGCTTAATTTTCACGCCGAAAATCCAGAGATAGAGTGTGTTTACTGTGGGGAAAAAATCGCTCACGACATGCTGAAGGAGCACCTGGACAAGTGCAAGAAAGAGTACAACTTCAAGAAAAAACATGCCTTGGAATATCAATGCAATTATTGCGGCAAGAAGTATATGTCAGGTGGAATATTCAAAGCGCATATGTTGCAACATGAAGGTATTGAGCGCTATAAATGCAGTTTTTGTGATTTCGGGAGCAACATCAAAAGAACCGTTTTGGATCACGAAATGTCGCACCTCCGGCAAAAAGGCCTGACCAACGAGGACACGGATGTTGTTCTATTCCATCAGTGTGATCAATGTGGGAAGCAGTTCTCTCAGAAAAAGACTCTACGGCGTCATTTCCAACGGGTTCATGAGGGCGTTAAACCTAAATATAAATgctcggattcggattgcaAGTTCTTTGCCTATTCAAGCTCCATGCTTTACAAACACAAGCGAGAGACTCATGGATTCGTCACGTCGCCCAAGAAACGTACCCGATTTGTTTTCACCAAGGTGCAGAAATGA
- the LOC131888790 gene encoding zinc finger protein 502-like yields MDLVTQLVERLQTSQASFNLLHLVVQNWIVFQRDSFDIFDDYGDPFTTQVFLIEIYSGRYIHRAQGSKVDFGASLDVNVLFTKLTEAFVDFKVCQGFMVNADVGKPTNRRLQEFPYERITAKKCQYLYKPARTTPFKIDGRKPRFRWICPACQELGEFDKETRNESDPDSMIVNPTKSVLGEDADFFSILEEECPVAQEVNFGEENLSPCVPPPIPNLPEPKIDEDGRKIKKKRAKKGHLCNHCGTTFANMVVYQRHQRKKRNVGCKECNKVFYTFKELIEHVYVSHSDVVDRYFKYGQDRSELAPQKAPKQCSLCDLVCNGNILLFRHRELYHELGDYKCVTCQEPCLTYYDLMLHNYKKHDQALEQLQPQTNGLEAIPLPDGKVEYKRVNFACQHCDAIYTGDTSWTKHMREKHSWDLFECKACDETCHYAADFSAHMLTYHPDKPEIKCPTQGCSHVSNLKEDPEHFNEHFRNCLTQRRTGYHAVDKFAAQCDKCGKKYATKRCFDAHLKQHQGFELYKCAHCDYGTNHKAVLVDHEKVHLREKGLTNADTDLVLYHQCEKCDKKFSKKHVLLAHMKRTHEGVPIYRACKDCNEKFISHSSLYKHKRKVHGFISSGESTRWRWAKKMKQ; encoded by the coding sequence ATGGATTTGGTGACTCAGCTCGTAGAAAGGCTCCAAACCTCGCAGGCGTCCTTCAACTTACTCCATTTGGTGGTTCAGAACTGGATCGTGTTTCAACGAGATTCGTTCGACATTTTTGATGATTATGGGGATCCATTCACCACTCAGGTCTTCTTAATCGAGATTTACTCTGGTAGATATATTCATAGAGCACAGGGAAGTAAAGTCGATTTTGGGGCCTCTTTAGACGTAAATGTTCTGTTCACTAAATTAACCGAGGCCTTCGTGGACTTTAAAGTGTGTCAAGGCTTTATGGTGAATGCCGATGTTGGAAAACCGACCAATCGTCGTCTTCAAGAGTTTCCGTACGAACGGATCACAGCTAAGAAGTGCCAATATTTGTATAAGCCTGCTCGTACCACACCCTTTAAAATCGACGGGAGAAAACCAAGATTCAGGTGGATATGTCCTGCATGTCAAGAATTGGGAGAATTCGATAAAGAGACCAGGAATGAGAGTGATCCGGATTCTATGATTGTGAATCCCACGAAATCGGTGTTGGGCGAAGATGccgactttttttcaatcctAGAAGAAGAGTGTCCAGTAGCTCAAGAGGTCAATTTTGGCGAAGAAAACCTTTCTCCGTGTGTTCCACCACCAATACCAAATTTACCAGAGCCAAAGATAGATGAAGATGGCAGAAAAATTAAGAAGAAACGGGCTAAGAAGGGCCATTTATGTAATCATTGTGGGACTACTTTTGCCAACATGGTGGTGTATCAAAGGCATCAGCGGAAAAAGCGAAATGTGGGATGTAAGGAATGTAACAAGGTATTTTATACCTTCAAAGAGCTAATTGAACATGTATATGTCTCTCATTCTGATGTTGTCGACAGATACTTCAAGTATGGACAAGATAGGTCGGAATTAGCGCCCCAGAAGGCGCCCAAGCAATGCTCTTTGTGTGATCTGGTTTGCAATGGCAATATATTACTTTTTCGTCACAGAGAGCTCTACCACGAACTTGGTGATTACAAATGCGTCACGTGTCAAGAACCGTGCTTGACTTACTATGACCTTATGCTTCACAACTATAAGAAACACGACCAAGCTCTGGAGCAGCTTCAACCTCAAACCAATGGATTGGAAGCGATCCCTTTGCCGGACGGAAAAGTCGAGTACAAGCGAGTGAATTTTGCCTGTCAACATTGTGATGCCATCTACACAGGTGACACTTCTTGGACCAAGCATATGAGAGAAAAGCATTCTTGGGATCTCTTTGAGTGCAAGGCCTGTGACGAGACATGCCATTATGCGGCCGATTTTTCGGCTCACATGCTGACCTACCATCCCGACAAACCAGAAATCAAGTGTCCCACCCAAGGGTGCTCCCATGTGTCAAACCTCAAAGAAGATCCGGAACATTTCAATGAGCATTTTAGGAACTGTCTGACCCAAAGGAGAACGGGTTACCACGCTGTGGACAAATTCGCCGCTCAATGTGACAAATGTGGCAAGAAATATGCCACCAAAAGATGCTTTGATGCTCACCTCAAACAACATCAAGGATTTGAACTGTATAAATGTGCCCATTGTGATTACGGGACAAACCATAAAGCTGTCTTGGTCGACCATGAGAAGGTTCATCTTCGGGAAAAAGGGCTGACGAATGCTGACACCGATCTGGTTCTGTACCATCAGTGTgaaaaatgtgacaaaaagtTCTCGAAGAAGCACGTGCTTCTGGCTCACATGAAACGAACCCACGAGGGTGTTCCGATCTATCGAGCATGTAAAGATTGTAATGAGAAATTCATTTCACACTCAAGTCTTTACAAACATAAGCGAAAAGTACATGGATTTATCAGCTCGGGGGAAAGCACAAGGTGGAGATGGgcaaaaaagatgaaacaatAA